DNA sequence from the Malus domestica chromosome 11, GDT2T_hap1 genome:
ATTATTCATATGATATGATTGTTGGTActgattaattaaattcgtaGTCTACTCTAGGACTAAGAGTCTAAgatatatttgtttttctttcgttATACAGTTACGTAATGGAACGATATTATAAGAAACAGTGCTTAAATCATTCTCCAAATATTCCGGATAGTCCTCCtcttccttcaaatattccgggtagtcctcctcctccttctagtATTCCGAGTAGTGCACAACAAAGTGAGATTACTGAGTTGGATGAAATATTAGCTAATCTTCCGGCAGACCCTAGACTGAGACGTCGAATGCTTGATTATCCACTCAATTGTCATGAAGCAATTCGTAGATACTACCTTCAAAAGGAACCTTGTCAACCTAAGTCTCACATCATGCCAAGGAAAGCTAGCGACAATCGATGTTTTATTACAGGttggtttgataattttaagtggttggagtatagtataGTAAAAAATGCTGCATTTTGCCGTTATTGCTATCTTTTTAAATGTGATTTTGATAAAGCGGGTGGTAGTGGAAGTGATGTCTTCACTACAAAAGGGTTTACAAATTGGAGAAAAGGACCCGAAAATTTTCGAGTCCACGAGGGAGGTGTTGGAAGTCTTCATAATAAAGCTATGCAACAAGCTAAAGAATTGATgacacaaaaacaacacattGAAATATTTGTGATCAAGCAAACTGATGAAGCTCGCGTTAATTATCACACTTTACTGAGTGGAGCACTTGATTGCACAAGATGGTTGTTGCGACAAGGTTTGGCTTTTCGTGGACACGATGAATCTTTGAAATCGAGCAATAGGGGTAATTATATAGAGCTTATGCAATTTCTTGCCGATCATAATGAGAAAGTTAGAAAGGTTGTGTTTGAGAATGCTTCCAAGAATCTCAAGTATACTTCTTCCGATATTCAAAAGGATCTTGTTCGTGCTTGTGCTATTGAAACTATTAATGCAATCACTAAAGATATGGAaggtacatttttttctcttttggttgatgGATCACGTGATGCTTCCAATAAAGAGCAAATGGCGGTGGTATTGCGTTATGTGAACAAAAAAGGAGAAGCAATTGAAAAGTTTTTGGGTGTTCAACTTGTCTCATCTACAACTAGTAGCTCACTTGAAGAGGCTATTGAGAGATTGTTTGCTACAACAAATTTGAGTATGTCCAAGTTACGAGGACAAGGCTATGATGG
Encoded proteins:
- the LOC103430153 gene encoding uncharacterized protein, whose product is MERYYKKQCLNHSPNIPDSPPLPSNIPGSPPPPSSIPSSAQQSEITELDEILANLPADPRLRRRMLDYPLNCHEAIRRYYLQKEPCQPKSHIMPRKASDNRCFITAGGSGSDVFTTKGFTNWRKGPENFRVHEGGVGSLHNKAMQQAKELMTQKQHIEIFVIKQTDEARVNYHTLLSGALDCTRWLLRQGLAFRGHDESLKSSNRGNYIELMQFLADHNEKVRKVVFENASKNLKYTSSDIQKDLVRACAIETINAITKDMEGTFFSLLVDGSRDASNKEQMAVVLRYVNKKGEAIEKFLGVQLVSSTTSSSLEEAIERLFATTNLSMSKLRGQGYDGASNMRGELNGLKTKILNKYPQAFYIHCFAHQLQLALVFVAKENEDVANFFINANRLVNLIGSSCKRRDALREKQQEQIQKALHLGNLETGKGLNQESSLMRPCDTRWNSHYGTIVSIIVMFEVVVEVVEWIKSDRNQDNLGEATGLFKDIQTFDFVFHLFLMRLILGITNELSQALQKKDQDIVNAMTLVEVCKQRLQSLRDDDFGDLLHDVEKFCEEHDIVIPNMEDLHFVPGKSRRKAPKITNFHYYRVDLYFQEALSERAQYNSIQKKESQVICRRSEGGKTVVINGSGFGSRSNGGIGRAMGSVFAAISICICRRDGGRHKVPCTGAD